The Armatimonadota bacterium genome includes a window with the following:
- a CDS encoding HD family phosphohydrolase, with the protein MADSKGDATPMTGMDIPSLPGGLASVLSVAGSEDATAEDVAQAIMLDPGLSTKVLRMANSAFYGRLTRAETVTEAVVTLGFGAVRTIALAASVVEHILPEESVPGLSWQAFWKHCVSTGASAELLLRHMTGSRRNAEVAFVAGLLHDVGKLVVARNAPTAFAASIQAARARGGNSIAAETEVLGTDHSLVGAMLAEAWRIPDVIATAISSHHCDTDPAELDPSVAAVRAGNIIAKMAQGSYLAGCEVTQTAADAAAAAGVDPQVIAEVLEALPGRLLECEEVTSWGSALPGAPAVAA; encoded by the coding sequence ATGGCTGATTCGAAGGGTGACGCAACCCCTATGACAGGAATGGACATACCCAGCTTGCCGGGCGGGCTGGCAAGCGTACTGTCGGTTGCGGGTTCAGAGGATGCCACGGCGGAGGACGTGGCCCAGGCCATTATGCTGGACCCGGGGCTGTCCACCAAGGTGCTCAGAATGGCGAACTCAGCCTTCTACGGGCGGCTGACGCGAGCAGAGACGGTGACAGAGGCTGTGGTGACGCTGGGATTCGGCGCGGTGCGAACCATAGCGCTGGCCGCTTCTGTGGTGGAGCACATTCTCCCCGAGGAGAGCGTGCCCGGCCTGAGTTGGCAGGCATTCTGGAAGCATTGCGTCTCCACAGGAGCATCAGCGGAACTGCTGCTCCGCCATATGACAGGCAGCAGGCGCAATGCTGAGGTAGCGTTCGTGGCAGGGCTCTTGCACGATGTCGGCAAGCTGGTGGTCGCACGGAACGCCCCGACGGCGTTTGCGGCCTCGATCCAGGCGGCTCGAGCGAGAGGGGGCAACTCCATCGCCGCCGAAACGGAGGTGCTGGGCACCGACCATTCCCTGGTCGGCGCCATGCTGGCCGAGGCCTGGCGCATCCCGGATGTCATTGCTACTGCCATCTCCTCCCATCACTGCGACACGGATCCCGCAGAGCTTGATCCGTCAGTGGCCGCGGTGCGGGCGGGCAACATCATCGCGAAAATGGCTCAGGGCTCCTATCTTGCCGGATGTGAGGTGACCCAGACCGCGGCAGATGCGGCGGCCGCTGCAGGCGTTGATCCGCAAGTCATTGCCGAGGTTCTCGAAGCTCTGCCCGGAAGGCTTCTCGAATGCGAGGAGGTCACTTCCTGGGGAAGCGCCCTGCCGGGCGCTCCCGCGGTGGCCGCTTGA
- the nuoN gene encoding NADH-quinone oxidoreductase subunit N — MRLKEATLLLSSTLAAACASTAHAVAVAPVAPAGNSPALPLMDLLLVSAPAAALCAAATLVMLFGAFWPASARRALPWIALAGIAGTGWATLAAPGTQQGPVRLLALDSFTVIFSLLVLAATAIAVLLSVNYVNREEMARGEYYSLMMFSAAGALLMAAADDLILLFMGLELLSIPLYVLAGFARGREQSKEAALKYFLLGAFASSFLVFGAALVFASVGGTGYHQMALGLLLLGRGADALLAAGVAMVLIALAFKVALVPFHWWTPDVYQGAPTPVTAFMSIVAKAAGFAALVRIVSAGAHGDLPGWNALLWALAAATMVWGNLLALAQQNVKRLLAYSSIGHAGYLLLGVLTGTVNGFSALVFYLAAYGVTTLGAFGVAAFLAGKGDRIETLYDYRGAARRHPFAGALMAVFLFSLAGIPPFAGFFAKLYLFLAALEQGYVGLTVIAVLTSVLAVYYYLRVSVMMWMEEPREEPSEAPQYEPARLSAAALAALAAGVTLLGIFSSPVLRWSDRAAIAAVETGRGAAPGRTGIGEAQPSLPPVDIPEPGPAASVPSQE; from the coding sequence ATGAGGCTGAAGGAAGCCACTTTGCTGCTTTCATCCACACTCGCGGCGGCCTGCGCTTCGACCGCTCACGCTGTTGCCGTTGCCCCTGTTGCGCCTGCGGGAAACAGTCCGGCGTTGCCGCTTATGGACCTCCTGCTAGTGAGCGCCCCGGCGGCGGCTCTGTGCGCGGCGGCGACGCTGGTGATGCTGTTCGGAGCGTTCTGGCCCGCGTCCGCCCGCCGGGCGCTTCCGTGGATCGCGCTAGCGGGGATCGCGGGTACGGGATGGGCCACGCTGGCCGCTCCGGGGACGCAACAGGGACCTGTCCGCCTGCTCGCGCTCGATTCCTTCACGGTGATCTTCAGCCTTCTGGTCCTCGCGGCGACGGCCATCGCGGTGCTGCTGTCCGTGAACTACGTGAACCGCGAGGAGATGGCTCGCGGCGAGTACTACAGCCTGATGATGTTCTCGGCCGCCGGAGCCCTCCTGATGGCCGCGGCGGACGACCTGATCCTGCTGTTTATGGGACTGGAGCTTCTGTCCATCCCGCTGTATGTGCTGGCCGGTTTCGCCCGCGGGCGCGAGCAGAGCAAGGAAGCCGCTCTGAAATACTTCCTGCTGGGGGCGTTCGCGTCGTCTTTTCTGGTGTTCGGAGCGGCTCTGGTGTTCGCGTCGGTGGGCGGCACGGGTTACCACCAGATGGCGCTGGGACTGTTGCTACTTGGACGCGGGGCAGATGCGCTCCTTGCGGCCGGCGTCGCGATGGTGTTGATCGCCCTGGCGTTCAAAGTGGCGCTGGTGCCGTTCCACTGGTGGACGCCGGACGTCTACCAGGGCGCCCCGACTCCCGTAACGGCGTTCATGTCCATTGTGGCCAAGGCGGCCGGATTTGCGGCGCTGGTGCGAATCGTCAGCGCGGGAGCTCACGGCGACCTACCGGGCTGGAACGCGCTGCTCTGGGCGCTGGCCGCGGCGACCATGGTCTGGGGGAACCTTCTGGCGCTGGCTCAACAGAACGTGAAGAGGCTGCTCGCCTACTCCAGCATCGGCCACGCTGGGTATCTGCTTCTGGGTGTGCTGACCGGCACGGTGAACGGTTTCAGCGCTCTTGTGTTCTACCTGGCCGCCTACGGAGTGACCACCCTGGGCGCTTTTGGTGTGGCGGCGTTCCTGGCCGGAAAGGGCGACCGGATCGAGACGCTCTATGATTATCGCGGCGCGGCCCGCCGTCATCCCTTCGCAGGTGCGCTGATGGCGGTGTTCCTGTTCTCGCTGGCGGGTATCCCGCCGTTCGCGGGCTTCTTCGCCAAACTTTATCTTTTCCTGGCCGCGCTGGAGCAGGGATATGTGGGTCTGACTGTCATCGCAGTTCTGACGAGCGTCCTGGCGGTCTACTACTACCTGCGCGTCAGTGTGATGATGTGGATGGAGGAGCCCCGTGAGGAGCCATCGGAGGCGCCTCAGTATGAGCCTGCCCGGCTTTCGGCAGCTGCTCTGGCCGCGCTCGCCGCCGGCGTGACCCTGCTTGGCATCTTCTCTTCGCCTGTGCTGCGCTGGTCAGACCGCGCGGCCATTGCCGCGGTGGAGACCGGCCGCGGTGCGGCTCCCGGCAGAACGGGCATCGGCGAAGCGCAGCCGTCCCTGCCGCCGGTGGACATTCCAGAGCCAGGCCCGGCGGCGTCCGTTCCCTCGCAGGAGTGA